The Engystomops pustulosus chromosome 4, aEngPut4.maternal, whole genome shotgun sequence genome contains a region encoding:
- the GTF2F1 gene encoding general transcription factor IIF subunit 1 produces the protein MASLGGSSQSASGSSVTEYVVRVPRNPSKRYNLMAFNAADKVDFSTWNQARMERDLSAKKMYQEEDMPDSGAGSEFNRKQREESRRRKYGIILKEFKIEDQPWVLRVNGKAGRKYKGVKKGGVTENASYFIFTQCPDGAFEAFPVSNWYNFTPLAKHRTLTAEEAEQEWDRRNKILNHFSIMQQRRLKDQGLDEEDEEGGSKQDKGGKSKKKKKNDLKIHDLEDDLEMSTTESEESGEDGERRPKAQKKTQGKKKKKKSRSEDEAFEDSDDGDYEGQEVDYMSDESSSDEELPGKPKVVKEEDVPKGIDEGSESSEESEEEKVEEEEEEEKKTPTPQERKKKRDSSDESETSEDSDIDGEASSALFMQKKKTPPKKDKKGGSNNSSRANSRPGTPSPDSGNTSSTLRAAANKLEQGKRGAANHTPAAKRLKMDSGPQNTSGKSTPQPQSGKSTPSSGDIQLTEDAVRRYLTRKPMTTKDLLKKFQTKKTGLSSEQTVNVLAQILKRLNPDRKTIHDKMHFYLKE, from the exons ATGGCGTCTCTG gggggcagcagccaGTCTGCCAGTGGATCATCAGTCACCGAATATGTTGTACGCGTTCCCAG GAATCCCAGTAAAAGATATAATCTTATGGCGTTTAATGCAGCGGATAAAGTTGACTTCTCTACGTGGAACCAG GCTCGTATGGAGCGTGATCTGAGCGCCAAGAAAATGTATCAGGAAGAAGACATGCCAGACTCCGGAGCCGGGAGTGAGTTTAATCGCAAGCAGAGAGAAGAGTCCAGAAGGAGGAAGTACGGGATTATCCTGAAAGAGTTCAAGATTGAAGACCAGCCCTGGGTGCTAAGGGTTAATGGCAAAGCCGGGCGCAA GTATAAAGGTGTGAAGAAGGGAGGAGTGACAGAGAACGCCTCCTACTTCATCTTCACCCAGTGCCCGGATGGTGCGTTCGAGGCATTTCCAGTGTCCAACTGGTACAACTTCACTCCCTTGGCCAAGCACCGCACCCTGACCGCTGAGGAGGCCGAGCAAGAATGGGACAG GCGAAACAAAATCCTCAATCACTTCAGCATCATGCAGCAGCGACGTCTGAAGGACCAGGGACTAGATGAAGAGGATGAGGAAGGTGGCAGCAAGCAGGACAAGGGGGGCAAgagcaagaagaagaagaagaatgacCTGAAAATTCACGACCTCGAGGATGACCTTGAGATGAGCACGACGGAGAGCGAGGAGAGTggagaagatg GAGAGCGTCGGCCTAAAGCACAGAAGAAAACGCAGggcaagaagaaaaagaagaagtcTCGCTCTGAGGATGAGGCCTTCGAGGACAGTGACGATGGAGACTATGAGGGGCAGGAGGTGGATTATATGTCTGATGAGAGCAG CTCAGATGAGGAACTTCCGGGGAAACCAAAGGTTGTGAAGGAGGAGGATGTTCCAAAAG GCATTGATGAGGGAAGCGAGAGCAGTGAGGAGAGCGAAGAGGAGAaggtagaagaagaggaggaggaagagaagaaaaCGCCCACACCTCAGGAGCGGAAGAAGAAGAGAG ACAGCAGCGATGAGTCTGAGACGTCGGAGGACAGTGATATAGACGGAGAGGCCTCCTCTGCGCTATTCATGCAG AAAAAGAAGACTCCTCCAAAGAAGGATAAGAAAGGAGGCTCTAACAACAGCTCACGTGCCAACAGCAGACCTGGCACCCCCTCTCCTGATTCGGGGAACACGTCTAGCACTCTCCGGGCCGCAGCTAATAAACTGGAGCAAG GTAAACGTGGCGCtgccaatcacactccagctgcaAAACGCCTGAAAATGGATTCTGGACCTCAAAATACATCGGGAAAATCAACCCCACAGCCCCAGTCTGGAAAGTCTACACCCAGCAGCGG GGACATCCAGTTGACAGAAGACGCTGTTAGAAGATATCTGACCCGCAAACCCATGACCACCAAGGACTTGCTGAAAAAGTTCCAAACCAAGAAGACGGGTCTAAGCAGTGAGCAGACTGTCAATGTGCTCGCCCAGATTCTCAAGAGACTGAACCCCGACCGCAAGACAATACATGACAAAATGCACTTCTACCTGAAGGAATGA
- the ALKBH7 gene encoding alpha-ketoglutarate-dependent dioxygenase alkB homolog 7, mitochondrial, translating to MAAPSARRCLGDMSWWLSAVTRPRGVAVLIAGFRRHHAGALPPEHISPSSAAVLSLLSPGLTLQPDFITAEEEAALCRELEPVLRKKRYESGHWDDAIHGFREVERLHWSPDSSAVIQRVRDKAFPPGENQLSLVHVLDLQKDGYIKPHVDSVKFCGSTIAGICLLSSSIMRLVSVDDPEERADLLLPRRCLYIMSGDSRYKFTHEILRSEESIFNGVPVPRERRISVICRNLPVS from the exons atggcggcgcccagtgcTCGCCGTTGCCTTGGtgatatgagctggtggctgagTGCGGTGACTAGGCCGCGGGGTGTCGCCGTGCTGATCGCGGGGTTCAGGCGCCATCATGCGGGTGCGCTGCCCCCAGAGCACATCAGCCCGTCCTCTGCCGCCGTCCTGTCCCTCCTGTCTCCCGGCCTCACCCTGCAGCCGGACTTCATCACCGCCGAGGAGGAGGCCGCCCTGTGCCGGGAGCTGGAGCCCGTGCTGAGGAAGAAGCGCTATGAGAGCGGCCACTGGGATGAC GCGATCCATGGCTTCCGGGAGGTTGAGCGCCTGCACTGGTCCCCAGATTCCTCAGCTGTCATACAGAGGGTGAGGGACAAGGCTTTCCCCCCTGGAGAGAACCAGCTGTCCCTAGTCCACGTCTTAGACCTCCAGAAAGATGGCTACATCAAGCCACACGTGGACAGCGTCAAG TTCTGTGGCAGCACCATTGCTGGGATCTGTTTGTTATCCAGCAGTATCATGCGGCTGGTGTCTGTGGATGACCCCGAGGAGCGAGCCGACCTACTGCTGCCCAGacgctgcctgtatatcatgag TGGTGACAGTCGCTACAAGTTTACACATGAAATCCTGCGCAGTGAGGAATCCATCTTCAATGGCGTGCCTGTGCCTCGGGAGCGCCGGATCTCTGTCATCTGCAGAAACCTCCCTGTGAGCTGA